tgagaacaagtctatttgaggcatgccccatcgagttgttatcattttgaaaatcttcctgttgagcatccattccccttgatgaagagtatgatGACTGAGAGAATCGGCCTGAAAGTTGTCTACCcctcttatgtgtaccgctgacaaggacaacagatgaccttcggctagccTTATGATGTCTGACGCCACCTCCATAAGAGTGactgaccgtgtacctccttgccggtttagataggccaccgcagaggtgttgtcggagaggacccttgtgtgcgagcctcgcagctgaggaagaaagtggagcagggaataatataCAGCTCAACTCTTTAACGTTAGAAGAATCACTATACTCTGATCTGGACCAGAGTCCCTGGACCATCTGATCTcgaaaatgtgctccccaaccttcaggactagcatctgtggtaactatatttgaaggagtgattacccacagGACTCCTTTTGACAGATTTCCCCAATCTAACCACCATGTGAGGGAGTGTACCACTTCTGTCGGAAGAAAAACTATCTGATCTAAATGACCCTGATTCTCAATATTCTCCTGTAATATAAATCTCTGCAGCTGCCTGGTATGAAACtgtgcccactcaactgcaggaatacaagaagttaaagacCCCAGCAACGACATGGCGCTTCTCAAAGTCATACTACGCCTATTGATTGCTAAGTTCCCTTTATCAATTATGGAGGTCTTTTTACTATCTGGCAGGCAACATACTTGATCAACCGAATCTAAAAGGAGGCCAAGGAACTTCTGACATGTAACAGGCTGGAGTCTCgatttctcccaattaataatccaaccaAGAAATTGTAATGAAACGGCTACCTCTTCCAATCTCTGTTCACACTGTAGGGAGTCTCTACCCACTATTAGAAGATCTAAATACGGGATGATTAGTGTGTCCTTTAACCTCAGAAAAGACATTACCTCTAACAATAATTTAGTGAAGACCCTCGGAGCCAAAGatagggcaatgccctttggcctatattgcagatgacaaacctgaccatctaATACAACTGCTACCCTGAGAAACTGCTGGTGTAACTggtgtataggcagatggtagtaagcatccttaagatccagcaccaccatgtaacagttgggaaatagatttttaaccctgctgttctgtttagatttcacatacacttgtactgttcccggtcatttttgaccgtccttataaaataatcatttttagctaatctaagtggcttttttaaacagtttttgcactattatattgcttgtgaagatggttgttcaaataccaggaaaaaaaaatacaaagcttgttttatattttttttatatccaaaagggaacatggtattttttcgatttttggaaaaattgattatttttgcagataaaaaaaaaaaaatcttgatctaaatgttaactataagtaataatatcaaacattatgtagatatacttttttcaaaggcaaaaaaaaaaaaaaagcttttttctctataaaatggcaacaaaacgttgttttttatacacttatactgttcccggtcatttttgaccggacctaacaaagttgtgatttgtacctaattcaagtgttatttgattacctgttgcattgttttactgtatgtgaacatggttttcaataatcagatgaaaaattaaataaaaaacttttatttttttaatcaaataaattaacattttttgcaatatttgcttcatattgcacataaaaacttttctttattctaaactatatacaaacttttttaaaaaaaaaggttttttgtcaaaaacaaatgataaatgcgatcaatgtattacttgcattgatcacatgtataatttacatgacgcttgcacaagtattttgcacatttgcaacacataatattagatttatggttactggacgttggacagaatgagcatctttttcgcttgcagctggttgcgatggtggaagccgtttcagtatcagtggtggtcgaagctgttggctcgccgtctccaccatgctctcgaatttgtcgggccactttttctgcactctcatttcttggccgtgtttttacatatggattagtgagagacttccccaattcctcaataaaaagccgttgtttgtgtaattttttttcttgccatttggggtttatttcccgccacaatacaaaggcattataggcagatacatcgatcaggtagtaaaagagaatcataggccacctatttgtttttcttttacatgtatacgtgcctacaagctggtctaatgtgtcaacagcacctttagtggcattatagtgaagaatcatgtctggctttctgtcatctctctcacttatttttgcatcatggtgcatggtgctcatgaggataacttgtttatttttttggggaacgtacgacactaccgtagtgtcctttgtaaaataaaacattgaactgtgtacgtctctcttattgaggataccctgtggaagttcaggtttattttttcgtacagtacccagcatagttatattgtttttttgtaacatctgccccaattggtaggatgtgaagaaattgtcacaggtaacgtttctccctttgagtccatgggtcaagtccaaaactaccctcatgccttggtttttttcaggtctttctagagggttttttccaatatatacttgaacatttgcagcatatgatgttttactgtcacacagagtccagatttttataccgtattttgctggtttacttggaatgtattgcctgaatgggcacctgcctctaaatgacaccagctgctcatcaacagtgaaattttctacggtattataacattttgggagtatctcgacccatttactccacaaatccctaattggggcaagtttatctgtgcttcttctttcagatctatccgttttgtcaaaccgtagaactctggaaatttcgtggaatctttctaaagacatggtggccctaaatatatggcgccccgtttccgaattccacaaacttttagtggactctccatatgatttgtatactccagctaatagaagtaacccgatgtaagcattcatagccgtcacatcgaagttcttccatttatcgccataaaccttttttccctcaatgtttgtcatttggataagtatattttgcatggctatatttatgaataataggaatgccgattgaatgtcatcaattctagcaattgcatatctagtgggacctggagtatctgtgatgacatttgatgaagaccttctaccagtcggagcaggaggctgcaatttccaaacgacatgtttgttttttgaattgatttcttgcgtcagaccggttgtcggggtttccacatcagattcaccctcagaatccgagttctcggcaatatcttcatcctcactaatgttgtcctcctcttcggagacattatcaggtgggacatcctcgtctgtatcggagtcgtttataaactcctccaattcagcttgggtgaagtgtcttctcatgctgtaaggcatcactgttgaatgaaaaaataaaatatatccataaacaatgaatgaaaaaaaaaaatcaaaacaatttcgcaacaatacacacaataatgtcccgtcacacattgagatatgccgtgattatggtgctggagcgtcgcaaacaaaaatgaggcatgcactcattctatcacagcagtgataaTATGTACTCattagcagacattgagtctacacaaccctaatgctaaccccctatcatccattctatcacagcagtgagaatatgtactcataagcagacattgagtctacacaaccctaatgctaaccccccatcatccattttatcacagcagtgagaatattgaataattttagaataaaataatttatctgtaacatacctgtaaaaatgggacttcagagctctgacgtctgaacctctgctcactctgtgttgtctccagctgaactgaaactctacactgctatgttatctgtctacagataagatcagagcagacaccaccctgcagcaggaaaaagctcacagtacaacatagcccggttcactatgtaatttcgccggaattttctggagagtttcaaatatgtacatttttggaaaggctatggtataagcaataagaaaaacaatgtttccatttgccccgagtcctaagtggccgccatcttggattttacaaaatggctgatttacattgatttttgttaatatctcagcttgtaagtaacgtaaaacttaaattttgacagctaaacatacgttttgagtactaagaaatgcagtggtatccaaataaatactctatacgactacaaattgtatcggtttatatttgaacaaattttcgaactcgaaaagcagagagttaatgtttttaacttttgaacaaccagagtgtctttacatatcgccaccatcactgtcatcatcagtttcatatttggtctgagtgtcctcgtcattcatacactccctgtcacactgacaaagatcggtacaggataagttattttttcggcacgaacaccttgaagaacagtcatgtttgcattgaca
This region of Ranitomeya imitator isolate aRanImi1 chromosome 1, aRanImi1.pri, whole genome shotgun sequence genomic DNA includes:
- the LOC138668429 gene encoding piggyBac transposable element-derived protein 4-like isoform X3, producing MMPYSMRRHFTQAELEEFINDSDTDEDVPPDNVSEEEDNISEDEDIAENSDSEGESDVETPTTGLTQEINSKNKHVVWKLQPPAPTGRRSSSNVITDTPGPTRYAIARIDDIQSAFLLFINIAMQNILIQMTNIEGKKVYGDKWKNFDVTAMNAYIGLLLLAGVYKSYGESTKSLWNSETGRHIFRATMSLERFHEISRVLRFDKTDRSERRSTDKLAPIRDLWSKWVEILPKCYNTVENFTVDEQLVSFRGRCPFRQYIPSKPAKYGIKIWTLCDSKTSYAANVQVYIGKNPLERPEKNQGMRVVLDLTHGLKGRNVTCDNFFTSYQLGQMLQKNNITMLGTVRKNKPELPQGILNKRDVHSSMFYFTKDTTVVSYVPQKNKQVILMSTMHHDAKISERDDRKPDMILHYNATKGAVDTLDQLVGTYTCKRKTNRWPMILFYYLIDVSAYNAFVLWREINPKWQEKKLHKQRLFIEELGKSLTNPYVKTRPRNESAEKVARQIREHGGDGEPTASTTTDTETASTIATSCKRKRCSFCPTSSNHKSNIMCCKCAKYLCKRHVNYTCDQCK
- the LOC138668429 gene encoding piggyBac transposable element-derived protein 4-like isoform X1, which codes for MTDKPQATEVTCEVMPYSMRRHFTQAELEEFINDSDTDEDVPPDNVSEEEDNISEDEDIAENSDSEGESDVETPTTGLTQEINSKNKHVVWKLQPPAPTGRRSSSNVITDTPGPTRYAIARIDDIQSAFLLFINIAMQNILIQMTNIEGKKVYGDKWKNFDVTAMNAYIGLLLLAGVYKSYGESTKSLWNSETGRHIFRATMSLERFHEISRVLRFDKTDRSERRSTDKLAPIRDLWSKWVEILPKCYNTVENFTVDEQLVSFRGRCPFRQYIPSKPAKYGIKIWTLCDSKTSYAANVQVYIGKNPLERPEKNQGMRVVLDLTHGLKGRNVTCDNFFTSYQLGQMLQKNNITMLGTVRKNKPELPQGILNKRDVHSSMFYFTKDTTVVSYVPQKNKQVILMSTMHHDAKISERDDRKPDMILHYNATKGAVDTLDQLVGTYTCKRKTNRWPMILFYYLIDVSAYNAFVLWREINPKWQEKKLHKQRLFIEELGKSLTNPYVKTRPRNESAEKVARQIREHGGDGEPTASTTTDTETASTIATSCKRKRCSFCPTSSNHKSNIMCCKCAKYLCKRHVNYTCDQCK
- the LOC138668429 gene encoding piggyBac transposable element-derived protein 4-like isoform X2: MPYSMRRHFTQAELEEFINDSDTDEDVPPDNVSEEEDNISEDEDIAENSDSEGESDVETPTTGLTQEINSKNKHVVWKLQPPAPTGRRSSSNVITDTPGPTRYAIARIDDIQSAFLLFINIAMQNILIQMTNIEGKKVYGDKWKNFDVTAMNAYIGLLLLAGVYKSYGESTKSLWNSETGRHIFRATMSLERFHEISRVLRFDKTDRSERRSTDKLAPIRDLWSKWVEILPKCYNTVENFTVDEQLVSFRGRCPFRQYIPSKPAKYGIKIWTLCDSKTSYAANVQVYIGKNPLERPEKNQGMRVVLDLTHGLKGRNVTCDNFFTSYQLGQMLQKNNITMLGTVRKNKPELPQGILNKRDVHSSMFYFTKDTTVVSYVPQKNKQVILMSTMHHDAKISERDDRKPDMILHYNATKGAVDTLDQLVGTYTCKRKTNRWPMILFYYLIDVSAYNAFVLWREINPKWQEKKLHKQRLFIEELGKSLTNPYVKTRPRNESAEKVARQIREHGGDGEPTASTTTDTETASTIATSCKRKRCSFCPTSSNHKSNIMCCKCAKYLCKRHVNYTCDQCK